A single genomic interval of Cupriavidus sp. MP-37 harbors:
- a CDS encoding CvpA family protein has translation MQPTFFDYAVVFILLASGLLGVLRGLVREVLSLIGWVVAFWVAFRYGAVAAGWMPESLPGGELARHALGFVVLLIGTVLGASLAGMVVGQLLESTGLKPADRGLGLVFGLLRGVLLVMVMVTLASLTKLPEEPFWRDAVSRPYVMQAMESIKPWLPPELAKYVKT, from the coding sequence ATGCAGCCGACTTTCTTCGACTATGCCGTGGTCTTCATCCTGCTGGCCTCGGGCCTGCTGGGCGTGCTGCGCGGGCTGGTGCGCGAGGTGCTGTCGCTGATCGGCTGGGTGGTGGCGTTCTGGGTGGCGTTCCGCTACGGCGCGGTGGCCGCGGGCTGGATGCCCGAGTCATTGCCGGGCGGCGAGCTGGCCCGCCATGCGCTGGGCTTCGTGGTGCTGCTGATCGGCACCGTGCTGGGGGCCTCGCTGGCCGGCATGGTGGTCGGGCAATTGCTGGAGAGCACCGGCCTCAAGCCCGCCGACCGCGGCCTGGGCCTGGTGTTCGGGCTGCTGCGCGGCGTGCTGCTGGTGATGGTGATGGTGACGCTGGCCAGCCTGACGAAATTGCCGGAAGAACCGTTCTGGCGCGATGCGGTGAGCCGCCCGTATGTGATGCAGGCCATGGAGTCGATCAAGCCATGGCTGCCGCCGGAGCTGGCGAAGTACGTGAAGACATAG
- the purF gene encoding amidophosphoribosyltransferase codes for MCGIVGVVSATPVNQLIYDSLLLLQHRGQDAAGIATANGSTFHMHKANGLVRDVFRTRNMRGLPGTAGIGQVRYPTAGSASSEEEAQPFYVNAPYGVILAHNGNLTNWQQLREEMFRRDRRHINTHSDTEVLLNVLADELQRASNGMALDPETIFKAVAGMHRRVRGSYAIAAQIAGYGMLAVRDPFGIRPLCLGSVETPTGKEWMVASESVALEGIGYKFERDVAAGEAIFIDLDGKLYSKQCADNPVLTPCIFEYVYLARPDSCIDGVPVYDARLRMGDYLAEKIRQEVSAGDIDVVMPIPDSSRPAAMQVANRLGVNYREGFFKNRYVGRTFIMPGQAVRKKSVRQKLNAMGVEFKGKNVLIVDDSIVRGTTSFEIVQMARDAGANKVIFASAAPPVKFPNVYGIDMPTRSELVAHNRTHEEIAKIIGADKLVYQDVEAMKQAVRDINPALKDFDASCFDGRYVTGDIDEAYLDRLETARSQADRDGTGADTERSSLHLQRSGGNE; via the coding sequence ATGTGCGGTATCGTCGGTGTGGTTTCAGCCACGCCTGTCAACCAATTGATTTACGACAGCCTGCTGTTGTTGCAACATCGCGGACAGGATGCTGCCGGCATCGCCACCGCCAACGGCAGTACCTTCCACATGCACAAGGCCAACGGCCTGGTGCGCGATGTCTTCCGCACCCGCAATATGCGCGGCCTGCCGGGCACCGCAGGCATCGGCCAGGTGCGCTACCCGACCGCCGGCTCGGCCTCGAGCGAGGAAGAGGCGCAGCCGTTCTACGTCAACGCCCCCTACGGCGTCATCCTGGCGCATAACGGCAACCTGACCAACTGGCAGCAGCTGCGCGAGGAAATGTTCCGCCGCGACCGCCGCCACATCAACACGCACTCGGACACCGAGGTGCTGCTGAACGTGCTGGCCGACGAGCTGCAGCGCGCCAGCAACGGCATGGCGCTCGATCCGGAAACGATCTTCAAGGCCGTGGCGGGCATGCACCGGCGCGTGCGCGGCTCGTACGCGATCGCGGCGCAGATCGCCGGCTACGGCATGCTGGCCGTGCGCGACCCGTTCGGCATCCGGCCGCTGTGCCTGGGCAGCGTCGAGACGCCTACCGGCAAGGAATGGATGGTGGCCTCCGAGTCCGTGGCGCTGGAAGGCATCGGCTACAAGTTCGAACGCGACGTGGCGGCGGGCGAGGCCATCTTCATCGACCTCGACGGCAAGCTCTACAGCAAGCAGTGCGCCGACAACCCGGTGCTGACGCCGTGCATCTTCGAATACGTCTACCTAGCCCGCCCGGATTCTTGCATCGACGGCGTGCCGGTCTACGACGCGCGCCTGCGCATGGGCGACTACCTCGCCGAGAAGATTCGCCAGGAAGTGTCGGCCGGCGATATCGACGTGGTCATGCCGATCCCGGACAGCAGCCGCCCGGCCGCGATGCAGGTGGCCAACCGCCTGGGCGTCAATTACCGCGAAGGCTTCTTCAAGAACCGCTATGTCGGCCGCACCTTCATCATGCCGGGCCAGGCGGTGCGCAAGAAGTCGGTGCGCCAGAAGCTCAACGCCATGGGCGTGGAGTTCAAGGGCAAGAACGTGCTGATCGTCGACGACTCGATCGTGCGCGGCACCACCTCGTTCGAGATCGTGCAGATGGCGCGCGACGCCGGCGCCAACAAGGTGATCTTCGCCTCGGCCGCGCCGCCGGTGAAGTTCCCCAACGTGTACGGCATCGACATGCCGACCCGCAGCGAGCTGGTGGCGCACAACCGCACCCACGAAGAGATCGCCAAGATCATCGGCGCGGACAAGCTGGTGTACCAGGACGTCGAGGCGATGAAGCAGGCGGTGCGCGACATCAACCCCGCGCTGAAGGACTTCGATGCGTCGTGCTTCGATGGCCGCTACGTTACCGGCGATATCGACGAGGCTTACCTGGACCGCCTGGAAACGGCGCGCAGCCAGGCCGACCGCGACGGCACCGGCGCCGACACTGAGCGCTCGTCGCTGCACCTGCAGCGCTCCGGCGGCAACGAGTAA